Sequence from the Kineosporia succinea genome:
CGCAGCCGGCCGCCGGGTTGTAGTGCGTCTGCGGGGCCCGGTAGTTGCTGCGGGCCCCCCGGGCGCCGGTGATGTCCCAGTACTTCGTGCCGTAGAAGCTGACCGTCACCTGCGAGCCCACCGAGGCCTCGACGAGCACCGCCGTCTCGGTGTCGTTCTTCCACTTCAGGTCGACCGTGGGCCAGTTGACCGTGGCCTCTCGGCCTTCCGGGTAGCGCGAGATGTAGAACGAATGCGGCTTGTGGTAAACGTCTTCCAGCCCGGCGAAGAAGACGTTGTTGAAGAGCGTGGTGGCCATCTGCGACACCCCGCCGCCGTAGTCCTGCACCAGCCGCCCGCCGTGGATCGCGGGCGCCGGGTTGTAGCCCTTCTCCGGCGTGCGCTGCCCCAGCACCTCGTTCAGGCTGAACGTCTCCCCGGGCATCACCACCGTGCCGTTCACGGTGCGCGCCGCGATGCGCAGGTTCTCGGTGCGCCCGGCGTCGGCGGTGAGATCCGTGGAGAAGGTGCTGATCCGCTCCTTCACGCCCAGCTTCCCGGCCTCGGCCGTGGTCAACTCCGGCTTCTGGGCCGAGGTCGGCACCTCCGCCACCCGTTCGTCGGCCGCCGCGAGCACCAGCGGCCCACGGACCTTCTCGGCCAGGGTCGCCGCCGCGATGCTGACGCCGTCGCGGCCCGGCACCACCTCGGGGCTGCCGTTCCTCACCGTGAAACCGGCGTCCACAGGGGCCTTCGCGATGCCCGGCTCCTGCTCCAGCACCACCTTTCTCAGCTTCTTGCCGTCCACCGCCAGGGTCAGCTCACCGTCTTTCACGGCGAACGACAGGCTCGGCGCGAACTGCTCCGGCTCGAGCTCCACGTCGGTGCCGCCCACCCGCACGGTCAACGCGGCGGACACGGCCGGCTCGGCCTGCTCCGTCAGCACCTCCCGCGCCTGCGCGGTGTCCACCTCAGGCGCCTTCGCCCGCACCGGCACCTCGACGGCACCGGTCAGCCAGCCCGCGCGCACCTGCTGCGGGGCGTCCGGCGAGATCTCGTAGCCCTCGGCCGACTCGCGCACCTCGGGCGTGGTTCCGTCGAACACGACGGTCGCGTTCTTCGGGGCCTGCGCCGACTTCTCGCCGAACGCCTCGAGCCCCTCGGCCACCGTGCCGTCGGCCAGCCCCGGCTGCGCGTCTTCGTGGCCACCGCCGCCCGCGATCTGCCGCCAGAGCCGGGCCGGGTTCAGCGTGAAGCCGGTGAGCCGGTCGGCGACGGCCGCCGCGTCGAGAGTGAGGCCGAGATCCGTCGTCCTGACGGCCTGCTCGTGCCCCGACGCCGTCAGCGTGATCCTGCCGTCGAGCTTGGTGTAGGCCTCGTCGAGCCGGGCCTGGGCCTCACGCCCGGACAGTCCCCCGACCGCGACCCCGGCGACCGTGGTGCCGTCGGCCACGGTGTCGGAGTTCAGCCAGGCCGCGCCCAGGTAGGCCGCGAGGGCGCCGCCGGCCACGGCCGCACCGATGACGGCGCCGCGACGGCGCGACCGCGAGGCCGGGGGCGCCGGCTCGTCCGGGCCGGCCCCATCCGGCCGGGGCGGCTCGGGGTGATGCACCACGACGGGCGCGTCGTCGGCCTGCACGAGGGGGATCGGCTGCGTCGCGTCGGTGGACCGTGAACTCTCCTGCACGTGTTCATGCTACGACGCACAGTGACGGAAACCGCTGTGATCTGCGGCGTTCTCAGATCACGGCCGACGCGAAACGGGTCAGATGCGGCTGTACGCCCCACGGTGCCAGAGCAGTGCACCCGCCTCGTCGGCCGGCCCGGAGGCCGGGACGGCCGCCCCCACCACCTCACCGATGACGATGTCGTGGTCACCGGCCTCGTGCACGGCGGTCGTGCGGCACTCCATCGTGGCGACGGCCCCGTCGAGCAGCGCGACACCGGTCTCGGGGCCGCGGTGGTGCGGGATCCGGTCGAGCTGCCCGACCAGCGGACGCCCCCGGTTCGACAGCCAGCTGGCCGCCGGGCGCTGATCCGGGTTGAGGATGCTCACACCCCAGACGCCGGAGTCGATCACCGCGTCGTAGAAGCGCGCCTCCTTCTCGACGCAGAACAGCACCAGCAGCGGTTCCAGCGAGACCGAGGTGAACGAGTTCACCGTCATCGCATGGTCGGCCCGGCCCTCCAGGCTGGTGACGACGCAGACGCCGGTGGCGAAACGCGCCACCGCGCGCCGGAACGTGCCCTGATCGACTGCCATGAGCTCACCCTAGGACCGAGGGGCGTCGCTGTTCTCCCGCAGGTCCACCACGACCCGCTCCTGGGCCGCCCGGAGCACCCGGTCGATCTCACCGCCGATCAGCTCGTGCCGCTCCAGCAACGCGTCGCGCAGGGCCTCGACCAGGTGCCGGTTGTGCTCGAGCAGCTCCCGGGTGACCCGCTTGCGCTCGGTCAGCAGCTTCTCCATCATCGCGCGGCCCTCGCCGTCACCCATCACCCGGGAAACGAGATCGCCGCCCCCGAAAGCACTTCCGGGCGCCGCCGCGAACGAGATCAGGGTGTCGCTCATACCGGCGGCCCCGATCATCTGGGCCGCGACCGTGGTCGCGTAGGCCAGGTCGCCGCCCGGGCCGGTGGAGATGTCACCGAAGAACAGTTCCTCGGCCACCTGACCGCCGAACGCGATCGAGATGAGCGCCCCCAGTTCGGACTTCGAGCGGGTGTAGACGTCGTCGCGGTCGCCGTGGGCGAGCAGGCCGAGCGATCCGGCCCGCTTGACGATGGTGAGGATCTCCAGGCGGCGCTGCGGGGCGAGCAGCCAGGCGCTGACCGCGTGACCGGCCTCGTGCGTGGCGATCAGCCGGATCTCGTGGTCGGTGTAGCCCACCGGCTGGCCGAGGCCGACCTCGGTGACCAGGCGGGCCTGCTCGATGTCGCTCCAGGACATCCCCTCGGCGTCCCGCCGCACCGCGTTGACCAGGGCCTCGTCGAGCAGGTGCTCGATCATGACCGGGCTGTAGCCCTGGGTCACGCCGGCCAGGGCGTCGCGGTGCTCGTCGTCGGCCAGCTCGTTCTCGTGCGCCTTGCGGGTGAGGAAGTGGTCGATCAGCTCGCGCCGGCCGGCCTTGTCGGGAAGCCCGAACGTCATCTTGCGGTCGAAGCGGCCGGGACGCAGCAGTGCCGGGTCGAGCGAGTCCGCCCGGTTGGTGGCCGCGATCACCAGCACGTTGACGGGTTCCGGCCGGGGGCGCGGGATCTGGCGGGTCGCGGGCATCATCAGGTTGACCCGGTCGGTGAGCCAGCTGAGCGCGCGCTGCCCCGGGGTGAGCTCGTCGAACGACTGCATCTGCACGAGCAGCTCGTTGACGGTCGCGCCCGGGTCACCGCTGACCATGCGGTGCTGCACCGGAGCGGCGGACGCCTGCGGGGTCATGGCCAGACCGGTGAGCCCACCGCAGTTCATCGGGGCATCCACCACCGGGGTCATCGCCGTGCTCACACCCTGCCGGGCCATGCCGATGGCGTCGATCTCCTCGATGAAGGCGATCGCACCGCCCTCACGCCGGGCCGCCCTGCGCAGCTCCTTGAAGAACGAGCGGATCTTGCGGCCGGTCGCGCCGTAGTACATCGACTGGAA
This genomic interval carries:
- a CDS encoding VanW family protein produces the protein MQESSRSTDATQPIPLVQADDAPVVVHHPEPPRPDGAGPDEPAPPASRSRRRGAVIGAAVAGGALAAYLGAAWLNSDTVADGTTVAGVAVGGLSGREAQARLDEAYTKLDGRITLTASGHEQAVRTTDLGLTLDAAAVADRLTGFTLNPARLWRQIAGGGGHEDAQPGLADGTVAEGLEAFGEKSAQAPKNATVVFDGTTPEVRESAEGYEISPDAPQQVRAGWLTGAVEVPVRAKAPEVDTAQAREVLTEQAEPAVSAALTVRVGGTDVELEPEQFAPSLSFAVKDGELTLAVDGKKLRKVVLEQEPGIAKAPVDAGFTVRNGSPEVVPGRDGVSIAAATLAEKVRGPLVLAAADERVAEVPTSAQKPELTTAEAGKLGVKERISTFSTDLTADAGRTENLRIAARTVNGTVVMPGETFSLNEVLGQRTPEKGYNPAPAIHGGRLVQDYGGGVSQMATTLFNNVFFAGLEDVYHKPHSFYISRYPEGREATVNWPTVDLKWKNDTETAVLVEASVGSQVTVSFYGTKYWDITGARGARSNYRAPQTHYNPAAGCVPQSASPGFDVSNTRTFRKPGSSEVVKTETFHAVYNAEDRVICAPEPKAEEPETDEPKIDEPDEPGADRPATGEGDPED
- a CDS encoding flavin reductase family protein, which produces MAVDQGTFRRAVARFATGVCVVTSLEGRADHAMTVNSFTSVSLEPLLVLFCVEKEARFYDAVIDSGVWGVSILNPDQRPAASWLSNRGRPLVGQLDRIPHHRGPETGVALLDGAVATMECRTTAVHEAGDHDIVIGEVVGAAVPASGPADEAGALLWHRGAYSRI
- a CDS encoding AAA family ATPase; the encoded protein is MAIETVRARQFGGRGTGRPDDVDRLRARGQRRRLSRLMVLGLVVAAWCWGRFLTGSGMLPTLPSVDPFLLTVVIFFVLMLAATAGSLLIAGRSPHVLYRPEQIDVRIEDVKGLAPVTEDVHRSLELFRSAMTFRSKMGGSARRGLLFEGSPGTGKTHMAKAMAAEAGVPFLFVSATSFQSMYYGATGRKIRSFFKELRRAARREGGAIAFIEEIDAIGMARQGVSTAMTPVVDAPMNCGGLTGLAMTPQASAAPVQHRMVSGDPGATVNELLVQMQSFDELTPGQRALSWLTDRVNLMMPATRQIPRPRPEPVNVLVIAATNRADSLDPALLRPGRFDRKMTFGLPDKAGRRELIDHFLTRKAHENELADDEHRDALAGVTQGYSPVMIEHLLDEALVNAVRRDAEGMSWSDIEQARLVTEVGLGQPVGYTDHEIRLIATHEAGHAVSAWLLAPQRRLEILTIVKRAGSLGLLAHGDRDDVYTRSKSELGALISIAFGGQVAEELFFGDISTGPGGDLAYATTVAAQMIGAAGMSDTLISFAAAPGSAFGGGDLVSRVMGDGEGRAMMEKLLTERKRVTRELLEHNRHLVEALRDALLERHELIGGEIDRVLRAAQERVVVDLRENSDAPRS